The DNA segment ATGGCGCTGCGCGGCATCACCGTGCACGAGCACAGCAGGATCGCCGAGGTCACCGCCGAAGGACTGGGGCTGGCAGACGGCACCGGGATCGCGGCCGCGACGGTGGTCTGGACGGCCGGATTCCGGGTGCCGGAGCTGGCCCGCGACGCGGGCCTCGCGGTGGACGGACGGGGCCTGATCCGGGTCGACGGCGCACTGCGCTCGACCTCGCACCCGGAGGTGTTCGCGGCGGGCGACGCGGCCGCCGCGCACGGGCCCGACGGGTCTGCGTCGCGCATGTCCTGCCAGACGGGCATCCCGATGGGAATGCGGGTCGCGGACAGCGTCGCCGCCGCGGTGGGCGGGCGGACGCCCCGGCCGCTGCGGTTGCGCTACGTCGGGCGGAACATCAGCCTCGGCCGCCGGGACGGGCTGATCCAGCTGACCCGCGCCGACGACACCCCGGTGGACCTGATCCTCACCGGCCGCACCGCGGCCCGGCTCAAGGAGGCGGTCACCCGGAGCACCGTACTGGCGATGCGCAACCCCGGCCCGTACGTTCCGGGAGCCGCCGGCCGCCGGGCCTGACCGGCTGGACCAACCAGCGACGCGCCGGTCCGGCCGGACCGCGAAAGGCCGGCCGGACCGGTTACAGACCCACGATCCGGTCCCAGCGCTTCGCGTATCCGACCCGCTCGGCCGATGTGATGTCCCGTGCGATGGCGAGGCGCTTGCGCATCGTGTCGTCGGGGAAGATCAGCGGGTCCTCGGCGAGGTCCGCCAGCTCCTTGTCCTTCGACGAGGCCAGCACCTCGCGTGCGGCGGGGACCGGGCACACGTAGTTGACCCAGGCCGCCAGCTTCGCCGCCACCGCGGGCTCGTAGTAGTAGTCGATCAGCTTCTCGGCATTGGCCTTGTGGCGGGCGAGGTTGGGAATCATCATGGACTCCGCCCAGAGCTCGCCGCCCTCCTCTGGCACCACGAACTCGATGTCGGGGCTGTCGGCCTGGAGCTGGATCACATCGCCGGAGTACGCCTGGCAGGCGAGCACGTCGCCGGTGGACAGGTCCTTGATGTAGTCGTTGCCGGTGAAGCGGCGGATCTGGTTCTTCCGTACGAGCTTCTCGACCTGGTCGCACATGGTGTCGAAGTCCTTGGCGGTCCAGTTGGTGATGTCGGCACCGTTGCCCTGCATGAGCAGGGCGAACGCCTCGTCGAGCCCGGAGAACAGGGTGACCTTGCCGCGCAGGTCGGGGGCCCAGAGATCGCTCAGGTGCTTGATCTCGTGACCGACCTTGCGCCGGTTGTAGGCGATGCCGGTGATCCCGGACTGCCAGGGAACGCTCTGCTTGCGCCCCTTGTCGAAGGCCGGGGAACGCAGCTGAGGGTCGAGGTACCTGGCGACGTTCGGCTGCCTGGCCCGGTCCATCTCCTCGACCCAGCCGAGCCGGACGAACCGGGCGGCCATCCAGTCGCTGATGACGATCAGGTCCCGGCCGGTCTCCTGGTGGTTCATCAGCGCCGGGCTGATCTTGCCGAAGAACTCGTCGTTGTCGTTGATCTCCTCGGTGTACTTGACCCTGATCCCGGACCGCTTCTCGAAGGTGTCGAGCGTGGGCCGCTTGGAGGAGTCGTGGTCGTCGGTGTCGATGTAGAGCGGCCAGTTGGCGAAGACCAGGCTCCCGTCCTGCGCCGATCTGTCGCGTCCCGCCCGCTCCCCCGGCTTCACGTACGCCGCGGGGACCCCGCATCCGGTGAGCGCGGCCAGCGCGCCCACCGCGCCGGAACCGCGGAGCAGGGAACGCCGGGAAACACCAAGATCTGCCATGCGCCCACCTTCACCTCCGGCAGCGACGGCGGGCAATGGACGCTGCGTACGGAGCACCGGCCCCGGCCGCGACACCTTGTCGGGGCGGGGTGCCCGGACGCACGCCGCCCCCGCACGGCGGATCGTACGGGGGCGGCGGACACGGGGACGGGACAGCGGCGGAACAGGGGCCGGAAGCAGGGGTGTTCAGCCGTCCAGCGACGTCATCACGTGCTTGATGCGGGTGTAGTCCTCGAAGCCGTAGGCCGAGAGGTCCTTGCCGTAGCCGGACTTCTTGAACCCGCCGTGCGGCATCTCGGCGACGAGCGGGATGTGGGTGTTGATCCACACACAGCCGAAGTCGAGGTTCTTGGACATCCGCATGGCGCGGGCGTGGTCCTTGGTCCACACCGAGGAGGCCAGCGCGTACTCCACGCCGTTGGCGTGTGCGAGGGCCTCCGCCTCGTCCTGGAACGACTGGACGGTGATGACCGGGCCGAAGACCTCCTGCTGGATGATCTCGTCGTCCTGCTTCAGGCCGGACACGACGGTCGGGGCGTAGAAGTAGCCCCGGTCGCCGACCCGGTGGCCGCCGGCCTCGACCTTGGCGTGTGCGGGGAGCCGGTCGATGAAGCCGCTGACCTGGGCGAGCTGGTTGGCGTTGTTGAGCGGCCCGTACAGCACGTCCTCGTCGTCCGGCAGCCCGGTCTTCGTGTCGGCGGCCGCCTTGGCGAGCGCCGTGACGAACTCGTCGTGGACCGAGGCGTGGACCAGCACCCGGGTGGCCGCCGTACAGTCCTGCCCTGCGTTGAAGTACCCGGCGACCGAGATGTCCTCGACGGCCTTCGCGATGTCGGCGTCCTCGAAGACGACGACGGGGGCCTTGCCGCCAAGCTCCAGGTGGACCCGCTTGACGTCCTTGGCCGCGGACTCGGCGACCTGCACCCCGGCCCGTACCGACCCCGTGATGGAGGCCATCGCGGGGACCTTGTGCTCCACCATCGCGCGGCCGGTGTCACGGTCGCCGCAGACGACGTTGAAGACGCCCTTGGGCGCGACGGCCCCGATGATCTCGGCCATCAGGACCGTGGAGGCGGGCGTGGTGTCGGACGGCTTGAGGACGACCGTGTTGCCCGCGGCGAGCGCCGGGGCGAACTTCCACACGGCCATCATCATCGGGTAGTTCCACGGCGCGACCTGGGCGCAGACGCCGACCGGCTCGCGCCGGACGATGGAGGTCAGCCCCTCCATGTACTCACCGGCCGAGCGGCCCTCCAGGAGCCGTGCGGCGCCCGCGAAGAAGCGGATCTGGTCCACCATCGGCGGGATTTCCTCGGTGCGGGTCAGCCCGAGCGGCTTGCCGCAGTTCTCGCTCTCGGCCGCGATCAGGTCCTCGGCCCGCTCCTCGAAGGCGTCGGCGATCTTCAGCAGCACACGCTGGCGCTCGGACGGGGTGGCGTCGCGCCACGCGGGGAACGCCGCGGCGGCGGCCTCCATGGCGGCGTCGACATCGGCCTGCCCGGAGAGCGGCGACGTCGCGTACGCCTCGCCGGTGGCCGGATTGACCACGTCGATGGTCCGGCCGTCAGCGGCGTCCCGGAACTCCCCGTTGATGTAGTTACGCAGCCGGCGCAGCTCGGTGGTCACAGTGGTTCTCCCTCTCCGGTGCCCGATGGGTATGGCCCGATATATGCGGCCCGACGGATGGCCCGGTTGATGTCCGGTGGATGTCCCGATGGGTGAGACACCACCCTAATCGCATGGGCGACGCTTTCGACATACCCAGCCACCCGGAACTTCGGATTCAGTTCCCAAAATGACTTTCGGCAACGAATTACATCGCTTCGGGGTTGCATGACGGGCGATACCTCATGCACAGTGTGGGCGTGGCCAGTCGCAGCGCAGATTCCAGAAACGGGAACGGCACCCCCCCGATCGACGCCGTCTCCCTGGCGATCATCGAACAGCTCCAGCAGGACGGGCGGCGGCCGTACGCCGCGATCGGGAAGGCCGTCGGCCTCTCCGAGGCGGCCGTCCGCCAGCGGGTACAGAAACTCCAGGACCAGGGCGTCATGCAGATCGTCGCCGTCACCGACCCGCTCACCGTGGGATTCCGGCGCCAGGCGATGGTCGGCATCACGGTCGAGGGCGATCTCGACCCGGTCGCCGACGCGCTGGCCACCATGGCCGAGGTCGACTACGTGGTGATGACCGCGGGCTCCTTCGACCTGATGGTGGAGGTCGTCTGCGAGGACGACGACCACCTGCTCGACCTGATCAACAAGCGGATCCGCGCGCTCCCGGGCGTACGGGCGACCGAGAGCTTCGTCTACCTCAAGCTGAAAAAACAGACCTACCAGTGGGGCACCCGATAGTCATGAGCAAGGACCTGAGCCAGACCGCGTACGACCACCTGTGGATGCACTTCACGGACATGTCGTCGTACGAGAACGCGCCCATTCCCACCATCGTGCGTGGCGAGGGCACCTACATCTTCGACGACAAGGGCAAGCGCTACCTCGACGGTCTCTCGGGCCTGTTCGTGGTCAACGCGGGCCACGGCCGCCAGGAGCTGGCGGAGACCGCGTACAAGCAGGCGCAGGAGCTGGCCTTCTTCCCGGTCTGGTCGTACGCCCACCCGAAGGCCGTCGAGCTGGCCGAGCGCCTCGCGAACTACGCGCCCGGCGACCTCAACAAGGTCTTCTTCACGACGGGCGGCGGCGAGGCCGTCGAGACCGCCTGGAAGCTGGCGAAGCAGTACCACAAGCTCACCGGCAACCACCAGAAGTACAAGGTCATCTCCCGCGCGGTCGCCTACCACGGCACCCCGGCCGGCGCCCTGTCCATCACCGGACTGCCCGCGCTCAAGGCCCCCTTCGAGCCGCTGGTCCCCGGCGCGCACAAGGTGCCCAACACCAACATCTACCGCGCCCCGATCCACGGCGACGACCCGGTGGCCTTCGGCCGCTGGGCCGCCGACCAGATCGAGCAGGAGATCCTCTTCGAGGGCCCCGAGACGGTCGCCGCCGTCTTCCTGGAGCCGGTGCAGAACGCCGGCGGCTGCTTCCCGCCGCCGCCCGGATACTTCCAGCGCGTGCGCGAGATCTGCGACAAGTACAACGTGCTGCTCGTGTCCGACGAGGTCATCTGCGCCTTCGGCCGCCTCGGCACGATGTTCGCGTGTGACAAGTTCGACTACGTGCCGGACATGATCACCTGCGCCAAGGGCATGACGTCGGGCTACTCCCCGATAGGCGCCTGCATCATCTCCGACCGGCTGGCCGAGCCGTTCTACCGTGACGGCAACACCTTCCTGCACGGCTACACCTTCGGCGGCCACCCGGTCTCCGCCGCCGTCGGCGTCGCCAACCTCGACCTCTTCGAGCGCGAGGGCCTCAACCAGCACGTCCTCGACAACGAGGCCGCCTTCTACTCGACGCTGCAGAAGCTCAACGACCTGCCGATCGTCGGCGACGTCCGCGGCAACGGCTTCTTCTACGGCGTCGAGCTGGTCAAGGACAAGGCGACCAAGGAGTCCTTCAACGAGGACGAGACCGAGCGCATCCTCTACAACGCCGTCTCCAAGGGCCTGTACGAGGCCGGTCTGTACTGCCGGGCCGACGACCGCGGCGACCCGGTCGTCCAGATCGCGCCGCCGCTGATCTCCGACCAGTCGACGTTCGACGAGATCGAGTCGATCATGCGCGGGGTCCTCACCGAGGCCTGGGCGAAGATCTGATCCCGCCCCGGCCCGGGGTCTTCCGTCCGGATCAGGTCTGATCCGGACGGCCGACTCCCTGTGACCCGTCGGCCCGGCCGCACCCGTACGAGTGGATACGGGTGCGGCCGGGCCGCGTGCTGTCCGCACACCCCCGCCCCGAGTCCCTACGGTGCCCAGTGACCTATCGGCTCCCCCGCCGTTTTCCCGGCGGGGACCGACATCAGATCTGAACCGAGGTGTGCTCGCCATGGTGGCCCCACCGGACAACGACGTGCTCTGGGCGCGCTCAGCGCACTACTCCCACAGCGGCTCACCCGCGCTCACCGGTGTCTCGCTCGGCGTGCGCGAGGCGGAGATCCTCGCGGTGCTCGGTCCGCGCGGCAGCGGCAAGACCACCCTGCTGCGCTGTCTCTCGGGCCAGCTCGTCCCGCAGCAGGGCGAGGTGTGGTTCAACAGCAGCCCCGTGCACACCCTGGGCCGGGTGGCACGCGAGCGGCTGCGGGTCACCCGGTTCAGCTGGGTCGACCCCGAGCCCCGGCTGGTACCCGAACTGACGGCCTGGGAGAACACGGCCCTGCCCCTGCTGCTGAACGGCGCTCCGCACCGCGCCGCCAGGCACACGGCCGTCCAGTGGCTGGAGCGGCTCGACCTGGGGGCGTACGCCGCCAAGCGTCCGCACGCCCTGCTCCAGGCGCAGCGCCAGCGGGTGGCGGTCGCCCGCGCGCTGGCCGCCGGTCCGGCGGTGCTCTTCGCCGACGAGCCCACCGCCGTCCTGCACGGCGCGGACGGTACCCAGCTGCTGCGCACCCTCGTCACCGCCGCCCGTTCGCACGGGATCACCGTGGTA comes from the Streptomyces sp. NBC_01471 genome and includes:
- a CDS encoding ABC transporter ATP-binding protein; this translates as MVAPPDNDVLWARSAHYSHSGSPALTGVSLGVREAEILAVLGPRGSGKTTLLRCLSGQLVPQQGEVWFNSSPVHTLGRVARERLRVTRFSWVDPEPRLVPELTAWENTALPLLLNGAPHRAARHTAVQWLERLDLGAYAAKRPHALLQAQRQRVAVARALAAGPAVLFADEPTAVLHGADGTQLLRTLVTAARSHGITVVLATHDPEVAACADRTVLLRDGRRAASLSGTGATSDEGRSACSLSV
- a CDS encoding Lrp/AsnC family transcriptional regulator, giving the protein MHSVGVASRSADSRNGNGTPPIDAVSLAIIEQLQQDGRRPYAAIGKAVGLSEAAVRQRVQKLQDQGVMQIVAVTDPLTVGFRRQAMVGITVEGDLDPVADALATMAEVDYVVMTAGSFDLMVEVVCEDDDHLLDLINKRIRALPGVRATESFVYLKLKKQTYQWGTR
- a CDS encoding extracellular solute-binding protein; the encoded protein is MADLGVSRRSLLRGSGAVGALAALTGCGVPAAYVKPGERAGRDRSAQDGSLVFANWPLYIDTDDHDSSKRPTLDTFEKRSGIRVKYTEEINDNDEFFGKISPALMNHQETGRDLIVISDWMAARFVRLGWVEEMDRARQPNVARYLDPQLRSPAFDKGRKQSVPWQSGITGIAYNRRKVGHEIKHLSDLWAPDLRGKVTLFSGLDEAFALLMQGNGADITNWTAKDFDTMCDQVEKLVRKNQIRRFTGNDYIKDLSTGDVLACQAYSGDVIQLQADSPDIEFVVPEEGGELWAESMMIPNLARHKANAEKLIDYYYEPAVAAKLAAWVNYVCPVPAAREVLASSKDKELADLAEDPLIFPDDTMRKRLAIARDITSAERVGYAKRWDRIVGL
- a CDS encoding gamma-aminobutyraldehyde dehydrogenase, which encodes MTTELRRLRNYINGEFRDAADGRTIDVVNPATGEAYATSPLSGQADVDAAMEAAAAAFPAWRDATPSERQRVLLKIADAFEERAEDLIAAESENCGKPLGLTRTEEIPPMVDQIRFFAGAARLLEGRSAGEYMEGLTSIVRREPVGVCAQVAPWNYPMMMAVWKFAPALAAGNTVVLKPSDTTPASTVLMAEIIGAVAPKGVFNVVCGDRDTGRAMVEHKVPAMASITGSVRAGVQVAESAAKDVKRVHLELGGKAPVVVFEDADIAKAVEDISVAGYFNAGQDCTAATRVLVHASVHDEFVTALAKAAADTKTGLPDDEDVLYGPLNNANQLAQVSGFIDRLPAHAKVEAGGHRVGDRGYFYAPTVVSGLKQDDEIIQQEVFGPVITVQSFQDEAEALAHANGVEYALASSVWTKDHARAMRMSKNLDFGCVWINTHIPLVAEMPHGGFKKSGYGKDLSAYGFEDYTRIKHVMTSLDG
- a CDS encoding aspartate aminotransferase family protein, with the protein product MSKDLSQTAYDHLWMHFTDMSSYENAPIPTIVRGEGTYIFDDKGKRYLDGLSGLFVVNAGHGRQELAETAYKQAQELAFFPVWSYAHPKAVELAERLANYAPGDLNKVFFTTGGGEAVETAWKLAKQYHKLTGNHQKYKVISRAVAYHGTPAGALSITGLPALKAPFEPLVPGAHKVPNTNIYRAPIHGDDPVAFGRWAADQIEQEILFEGPETVAAVFLEPVQNAGGCFPPPPGYFQRVREICDKYNVLLVSDEVICAFGRLGTMFACDKFDYVPDMITCAKGMTSGYSPIGACIISDRLAEPFYRDGNTFLHGYTFGGHPVSAAVGVANLDLFEREGLNQHVLDNEAAFYSTLQKLNDLPIVGDVRGNGFFYGVELVKDKATKESFNEDETERILYNAVSKGLYEAGLYCRADDRGDPVVQIAPPLISDQSTFDEIESIMRGVLTEAWAKI